In Edaphobacter dinghuensis, a genomic segment contains:
- a CDS encoding HAD family hydrolase has protein sequence MGISLVEGTFAGLIFDCDGTLVDTAPAHWAALQVGLDAYGLTVAKEWYYPRGGLTPDALMDDYEVLLGRPVPREDILARHRAAFQAGLQGLQEVRVVAEIAREWHGRVPMAVASNGRRQNVEASLTVTKLLPLFDYVVTAEDVARGKPEPDVFLEAARRMGVAAADCIVFEDTDEGLEGARRAGMRGIDIREYFMPVR, from the coding sequence ATGGGGATTTCTCTGGTTGAGGGCACGTTTGCGGGGCTGATCTTTGATTGTGACGGGACCCTGGTGGATACAGCTCCGGCACATTGGGCGGCTTTGCAGGTGGGGCTTGATGCGTATGGGCTGACAGTGGCAAAGGAGTGGTATTACCCGAGGGGCGGCCTTACTCCCGATGCGCTGATGGATGACTATGAGGTTCTGTTGGGCAGGCCGGTGCCGCGTGAGGACATCCTTGCGCGACATCGGGCGGCGTTTCAGGCGGGATTACAGGGTTTGCAGGAGGTCAGGGTGGTTGCAGAGATTGCGCGTGAGTGGCATGGCCGGGTGCCGATGGCGGTGGCCTCAAACGGGCGCAGGCAGAATGTCGAAGCTAGTTTGACAGTGACGAAGCTGCTGCCGCTGTTCGACTATGTCGTGACGGCTGAGGATGTGGCGCGGGGGAAGCCCGAGCCGGATGTGTTTCTGGAGGCTGCGCGCCGGATGGGGGTTGCCGCTGCGGATTGCATTGTGTTCGAAGATACTGATGAGGGGCTTGAGGGTGCCCGCAGGGCGGGGATGCGCGGGATTGATATTCGCGAGTACTTCATGCCGGTGCGGTGA
- a CDS encoding TlpA family protein disulfide reductase translates to MRKVWAGVVLGLLLVAGCDRGSHPHEIGIPAPQFTVSDGVQTIDLSKYRGHVVVLNLWATWCPPCLDELPSLIKLQQQMPNITVLAVSQDEDDAVYRRFLVQHHIDFTTVRDPSTRINHLYGTLQIPESYVIDKNGMIRRKFVSAQDWTSPEIMNYLKDLAS, encoded by the coding sequence GTGCGTAAAGTCTGGGCAGGCGTAGTCCTTGGATTGTTGCTGGTCGCCGGATGCGACCGTGGAAGTCATCCCCACGAGATCGGCATACCCGCGCCCCAGTTCACCGTCAGCGACGGCGTCCAGACCATCGACCTCAGCAAGTACCGCGGCCACGTCGTCGTCCTCAACCTATGGGCCACATGGTGCCCGCCATGCCTCGACGAGCTTCCCAGCCTCATCAAGCTCCAGCAGCAGATGCCCAACATCACCGTCCTCGCGGTCAGCCAGGACGAGGACGACGCGGTCTATCGCCGCTTTCTCGTCCAGCATCACATCGACTTCACCACCGTCCGCGACCCCTCCACCCGCATCAACCATCTCTACGGCACGCTGCAGATCCCCGAGAGCTACGTCATCGACAAGAACGGCATGATCCGCCGCAAGTTCGTCTCCGCTCAGGACTGGACCAGCCCCGAGATCATGAACTACCTGAAGGATCTGGCCTCTTAG
- a CDS encoding glycosyltransferase, which translates to MNSSELDLELKPAAAELLLSVIIPARNEESVLGACLASLVRQSEPGFALGSQWELIVVNDDSTDRTRAIAEGYEGVVVMDAPPLNLNGAGVLSGKSNACWAGAQRARGKRLLFTDADTLHETGDLSRALHEMEKYKATLLSYSPRQIVTGFWQRAVMPLVFSELASVYPMKQVNNPESGLAAANGQFLMVERDAYFLVGGHRALGSTVLEDVALAHNIKSEERTIRFRYAPDALSTRMYRSTAEMMEGWTKNLALLFPRAIYLAAWRVLDVLLFFGLPGLAVGMYWLQPWQRGVLWLLWVRTLWRFYSRVARSNFPASDVVISILGVPLFVYLLVKSVVDHKVKKSVAWKGRTYSGG; encoded by the coding sequence GTGAACTCAAGTGAGCTTGATCTTGAATTGAAGCCTGCGGCTGCGGAACTTTTGCTGTCTGTGATTATTCCTGCGCGTAACGAAGAGAGCGTACTGGGTGCGTGCCTGGCGTCGCTGGTGCGACAGTCGGAGCCGGGTTTTGCGCTCGGGTCGCAGTGGGAGTTGATTGTAGTCAATGATGACTCCACCGATAGAACGCGAGCGATTGCGGAGGGATATGAGGGCGTGGTGGTGATGGACGCGCCGCCGCTGAATTTGAATGGAGCCGGTGTGTTATCGGGCAAATCGAATGCGTGCTGGGCTGGCGCGCAGCGAGCGCGGGGAAAGCGGTTGCTGTTTACCGATGCGGATACGCTGCACGAGACGGGCGATCTTTCACGAGCGCTGCATGAGATGGAAAAGTATAAGGCGACGCTACTGTCGTATTCGCCGCGACAGATTGTGACCGGCTTTTGGCAACGGGCGGTGATGCCGCTGGTGTTTTCGGAGTTGGCGAGTGTCTATCCCATGAAGCAGGTCAACAATCCCGAGTCTGGTCTGGCGGCGGCGAATGGGCAGTTTTTGATGGTGGAGCGCGACGCTTATTTTCTGGTGGGCGGGCATCGGGCGCTGGGTTCGACGGTGCTTGAGGATGTGGCACTGGCGCACAACATTAAGAGCGAAGAGAGAACGATACGTTTTCGCTATGCGCCCGATGCGTTGTCGACGCGGATGTATCGCAGCACAGCGGAGATGATGGAAGGGTGGACGAAGAACCTTGCGCTGCTGTTTCCGCGGGCGATCTATCTGGCGGCGTGGCGGGTGCTCGATGTGCTGCTCTTCTTTGGCCTGCCGGGGCTGGCGGTGGGAATGTACTGGCTGCAGCCGTGGCAGCGGGGCGTGCTGTGGCTGCTTTGGGTGCGAACGCTGTGGCGGTTTTATTCGCGGGTGGCGCGGTCGAACTTTCCTGCATCTGATGTGGTGATCTCGATTCTTGGGGTTCCGCTGTTTGTGTATCTGTTGGTAAAGAGCGTGGTGGACCACAAGGTGAAGAAGTCGGTTGCGTGGAAGGGGCGCACATATAGCGGCGGATAG
- a CDS encoding 6-pyruvoyl trahydropterin synthase family protein gives MILLTRKAEFSSAHFYWNDAWSAEENQRVFGKCANRNGHGHNYTLEVTVAGEVDPVSGFVVDLKQLKDILEREVVSVYDHRHLNLEVPEFAKKIPTTENIAIAIWQRLDGKIPNAKLHRVRVYEMPDLFADFYGER, from the coding sequence ATGATCTTACTTACTCGCAAGGCCGAGTTTTCTTCCGCGCATTTTTATTGGAATGATGCGTGGTCCGCTGAGGAGAACCAGCGGGTCTTTGGCAAGTGCGCCAACCGCAACGGGCATGGGCATAACTACACGCTTGAGGTTACGGTTGCCGGTGAGGTCGATCCGGTATCGGGATTTGTGGTCGATCTGAAGCAGTTGAAGGACATTCTGGAACGCGAGGTGGTCAGCGTATATGACCATCGACATCTGAATCTTGAAGTGCCGGAGTTCGCGAAGAAGATTCCGACGACGGAGAACATCGCCATTGCGATCTGGCAGCGGCTCGATGGCAAGATTCCGAACGCGAAGCTGCACAGGGTTCGGGTGTATGAGATGCCTGATCTGTTTGCCGATTTTTATGGTGAGCGATGA
- a CDS encoding 6-carboxytetrahydropterin synthase encodes MKAYLSRRYHFPASHRLNSDAYDAEGNRAVFGKCNNPHGHGHNYTVQVTVSGEVDPETGMVCNLADLDAFAQANFIERFDHVNLNTLDCFRESVSTTENLSIEVYRIFSSFTAAHLERVHVEETSNNSFDYAGGIDPGFI; translated from the coding sequence ATGAAAGCCTATCTTTCACGGCGATATCATTTTCCGGCCTCGCACCGTTTGAACAGCGATGCGTATGACGCAGAAGGGAACCGGGCTGTGTTCGGCAAGTGCAACAATCCGCACGGGCACGGGCATAACTACACCGTGCAGGTTACGGTGAGCGGAGAGGTCGATCCGGAGACGGGGATGGTTTGCAATCTTGCTGATCTGGATGCGTTTGCGCAGGCGAATTTCATTGAGCGTTTTGACCACGTGAATCTGAACACGCTCGATTGCTTTCGCGAATCGGTTTCGACTACGGAGAATCTAAGTATTGAGGTCTACCGTATTTTTAGTAGCTTTACTGCCGCTCATCTGGAGCGGGTGCATGTCGAAGAGACGAGCAATAACTCCTTCGATTATGCGGGTGGTATAGATCCCGGTTTTATCTAA
- the folE gene encoding GTP cyclohydrolase I FolE — protein sequence MAGTSATLDSVSLEAASTQELYRELLRRMGEDPDRDGLVRTPERMEKSMAFLTKGYAMDVTEVLHDALFDVDYDEMVIVKDIEFFSQCEHHLLPFFGKAHIAYVPNGKVIGLSKIPRLVDVFSRRLQVQERLTKQVSEAIQDAINPQGVAVILEAQHLCMMMRGVEKQHSSTVTSAMLGVFKEQMQTRNEFLSLVRRQGNGI from the coding sequence ATGGCAGGCACGTCGGCCACACTTGATTCCGTTTCGCTTGAAGCTGCTTCGACGCAGGAGCTGTACCGCGAGTTGCTGCGCCGCATGGGCGAAGACCCCGATCGCGACGGCCTGGTGCGTACACCGGAGCGTATGGAGAAGTCGATGGCCTTTTTGACGAAGGGCTATGCGATGGATGTAACCGAGGTCCTGCACGATGCGCTGTTCGATGTGGACTACGACGAGATGGTGATCGTCAAGGACATCGAGTTTTTCTCGCAGTGCGAGCATCATCTGCTGCCGTTCTTCGGCAAGGCGCACATTGCTTATGTGCCGAATGGCAAGGTGATCGGGTTGAGCAAGATTCCTCGGCTGGTCGACGTCTTCTCACGTCGGCTGCAAGTGCAGGAGCGGCTGACGAAGCAGGTGAGCGAGGCGATTCAGGATGCCATCAATCCGCAGGGCGTTGCGGTGATTCTGGAGGCGCAGCACTTGTGCATGATGATGCGTGGTGTGGAGAAGCAGCACTCGTCGACGGTGACCTCGGCGATGCTGGGTGTGTTCAAGGAACAGATGCAGACGCGCAATGAGTTTTTGTCGTTGGTGCGGCGGCAGGGAAACGGAATTTAG
- the truB gene encoding tRNA pseudouridine(55) synthase TruB, protein MNGLLVLDKPSGLTSHDVVAIVRRATGEKSIGHLGTLDPMATGVLPLLLGKYTRLAQFFGQAEKYYEGSIRFGFATDTFDAEGTAVGDPQPPTRSLEELRELSKRFRGEIDQVPPVYSAKKINGVAAHKLARAGVEVAVKPARITIHDFRLLALQGDVATFEMHVSAGGYVRSVAHELGQLAGCGAHLASLRRTRAGLFTLKEAVTVEQLKQASGPEEIAALLPHPRTLLPEMPSVTVDEQMAGRLRNGMQVNLPEFSQAPLVKVFTSPTDLLAIVRRVAGTLMQPIVVMG, encoded by the coding sequence ATGAACGGTCTTCTGGTATTGGATAAGCCTTCGGGGCTTACGTCGCATGACGTTGTAGCTATTGTTCGCCGGGCTACGGGCGAAAAATCTATCGGACATCTCGGCACGCTGGACCCTATGGCAACCGGGGTTTTACCGCTGCTGCTGGGCAAGTACACGCGGCTGGCGCAGTTCTTCGGGCAGGCGGAAAAGTATTATGAGGGTTCGATTCGCTTTGGATTTGCGACGGACACCTTTGATGCTGAGGGAACTGCGGTAGGCGATCCGCAGCCGCCGACGCGCTCGCTTGAGGAGCTTCGCGAGTTGAGCAAGCGCTTTCGTGGCGAGATCGATCAAGTGCCTCCTGTTTACTCTGCGAAAAAGATCAATGGAGTTGCGGCGCATAAGCTGGCTCGTGCTGGGGTTGAGGTTGCGGTGAAGCCTGCGCGGATTACGATCCACGACTTCAGGCTGCTCGCGTTGCAAGGCGATGTTGCGACGTTCGAGATGCATGTGTCGGCCGGTGGCTATGTTCGCTCGGTGGCGCACGAGTTGGGGCAGCTTGCAGGATGCGGCGCGCATCTGGCTTCGTTGCGGCGGACGCGGGCCGGTTTGTTCACGCTGAAGGAAGCGGTGACGGTGGAGCAGTTGAAGCAGGCGAGTGGGCCGGAGGAGATTGCGGCATTGTTGCCGCATCCCCGGACGCTGCTGCCGGAGATGCCGTCGGTGACTGTCGATGAGCAGATGGCAGGGCGGCTGCGGAATGGAATGCAGGTGAACCTGCCGGAGTTCTCGCAGGCTCCGCTGGTGAAGGTGTTCACCAGTCCGACGGACCTGCTGGCGATTGTGCGGCGTGTGGCAGGGACGCTGATGCAGCCGATTGTTGTGATGGGCTGA
- a CDS encoding arylesterase: MRQIEVLFILAAVTTGMCGCKSDQPAPQPSPTSAVSTVQPQPATPPPAVAPDNRPLLVCFGDSLTAGYGTDPGNSYPDFLQADLDARGYHYRVVNEGISGNTTKDAVDRLDHILSLKPSVVVVELGGNDGLRGLPIADSRANLDKIVTTLQASGAKVVLAGITLPPDYGPDYIKQFDATYTLLAKKHRVPMLPFLLKGVYGTPGMMQADQTHATAEGNKIVAKNVLPLVLPLLKKK; encoded by the coding sequence ATGCGGCAGATTGAAGTTCTCTTTATCTTAGCGGCTGTCACCACAGGCATGTGCGGATGCAAGTCAGACCAACCCGCGCCACAACCTTCGCCCACCAGCGCAGTCTCCACTGTACAGCCGCAACCCGCCACGCCACCTCCAGCAGTAGCTCCCGACAACCGTCCCCTGCTCGTCTGCTTCGGCGACAGCCTCACCGCGGGCTACGGAACCGACCCCGGCAACAGCTACCCGGACTTTCTGCAAGCTGACCTCGACGCGCGTGGCTATCACTACCGCGTCGTCAACGAGGGCATCAGTGGCAACACCACCAAAGACGCCGTCGACCGCCTCGACCACATTCTCTCGCTCAAGCCTTCCGTCGTCGTTGTCGAACTCGGCGGCAACGATGGCCTGCGCGGCCTGCCCATCGCAGACTCCCGCGCCAATCTTGACAAGATCGTTACCACGCTACAGGCCAGCGGCGCAAAGGTCGTGCTCGCCGGAATCACTTTGCCGCCCGACTACGGCCCCGACTACATCAAGCAGTTCGACGCAACCTACACACTGCTGGCAAAGAAGCATCGAGTTCCCATGCTTCCCTTTCTGCTCAAAGGCGTCTACGGCACGCCCGGCATGATGCAGGCCGACCAGACCCACGCCACCGCAGAGGGAAACAAGATCGTAGCCAAAAACGTCTTGCCTCTGGTATTGCCTCTTTTGAAGAAGAAGTAG
- a CDS encoding ABC transporter ATP-binding protein yields MVQVDGLHKSIRNGSRTVDILKGVDFSIPQGQFAAIMGASGSGKSTLLGLLAGLDTPSSGDVRLNGIAISYLPEDKLAQVRGKTIGFVFQSYQLIPTLTALENVLLPYELNAGETQDGLARARELLTSVGLGDRLGHYPVQLSGGEQQRVALARAFILRPPIVLADEPTGNLDSTNGQHVLELLLNLNRKEGTTLVLVTHDAALAAYADRRITLRDGLIVSDETGRSATASVESK; encoded by the coding sequence ATGGTCCAGGTGGACGGGTTGCACAAGTCGATCCGCAATGGATCGCGAACGGTAGATATTTTGAAGGGTGTGGACTTCTCCATTCCGCAGGGCCAGTTTGCGGCGATCATGGGGGCGTCGGGCAGCGGCAAGTCGACGCTGTTGGGGCTGCTGGCAGGGCTCGATACGCCTAGCTCCGGCGATGTGCGGCTGAATGGAATCGCGATCAGCTATCTGCCGGAGGACAAGCTGGCGCAGGTGCGGGGAAAGACGATTGGATTTGTCTTTCAGTCGTATCAGCTGATTCCTACGCTGACGGCGCTTGAGAATGTTCTGCTGCCTTATGAGCTGAATGCGGGCGAGACGCAGGACGGCCTGGCGCGGGCACGTGAGCTGCTGACTAGTGTTGGGCTGGGCGACCGGCTGGGGCACTATCCGGTGCAGCTCTCGGGCGGTGAGCAGCAGAGAGTGGCGCTGGCGCGGGCGTTTATTCTGCGGCCTCCGATTGTGCTGGCCGATGAGCCTACGGGAAATTTGGACAGCACCAATGGACAGCATGTGCTGGAACTGTTGTTGAACCTGAATCGGAAGGAAGGCACGACGCTGGTGCTGGTGACACACGATGCTGCGCTGGCCGCCTATGCCGACCGCAGGATTACGCTGCGGGATGGCTTGATTGTCTCCGACGAGACTGGTCGCAGCGCGACCGCGTCTGTGGAGAGCAAGTAG
- a CDS encoding ABC transporter permease: protein MAGLSYRSAIRIAAREMRSSRGKFFFVILSVAIGVAALTGVRGFSSSFRATLLTRARSIMAADVSARMFEQSTPEQQKGLDAIAAEGVETTPVTELLSMASSPKTLDPLLVSLKAVDPAMYPFYGTVELAPAAALKSVLTANSVVVADDLLVRLHMKVGDDLKIGNKLFRIASVVVNEPDRLSGNFAAGPRVLISREGLDASGLLAPGSHAGQRFLFKLPAPRDGSAMPDAKVAALRDRLEKLLPESRVIDYRETNPALTQGLDRATNLLSLMSLVALILGAIGVGMAMRTHLQQRLDTIAIMKSLGASSGQIMKIYLLQTLLLGLLGGVIGVALGVGVQMAFPHLLAGLLHMQTEIHVQGRTVLTGLGVGMLTTLLFTLPPLLDIRGVRPVLILRRAVEESDDPFVTAVFRKLRKNGVQVGAAILILAGLAAIAATLTDSAMVGGVFSLGLVSVLAVLLAASALVLAGLKRLLKGTRLRLPSAVRHGLANLYRPGNPSAALLAALGLGVMQIMTVYFVQQAVVRELHISSAPNLPNVFLVDITPSEIDGVRSLLKAQPSVTAPAEMMPVVSSRIIEIDGVAVSQAKLKNFPKRMLQSISLTWATAPPPGTSVTAGKWWQAAERSPVVAVNERDAERLGVKVGSHLTFAAQDSRFVATVVALTKADGQHAYSRASFFLPPPVLAGLPAVWYGGVHADPARVGELQRALYKSYPTVTVINVAQALETVRSVVIQITYVIQFLAAFSIFAGIVILASSIAGTRYRRIREVVVLKTLGATRGRIATIFSIEFAVLGLVAGIVGITCANLIARVLLHRMQIVFHWQWGWSAVALVGTAALTVATGWMASHRILGQKPLEVLREE, encoded by the coding sequence ATGGCGGGGCTCTCGTACCGCTCGGCTATACGGATTGCCGCACGCGAGATGCGTTCGTCGCGGGGCAAGTTTTTCTTTGTCATTCTCTCGGTTGCAATTGGTGTTGCCGCGCTGACTGGTGTTCGCGGATTTTCTTCTTCGTTTCGCGCGACGCTGCTGACGCGGGCGCGCAGCATTATGGCGGCTGACGTCTCCGCAAGGATGTTTGAGCAGTCGACGCCGGAGCAGCAAAAGGGGTTGGACGCGATTGCCGCCGAGGGTGTGGAGACGACGCCGGTGACGGAGCTGCTGTCGATGGCGAGCTCGCCGAAGACGCTCGATCCTCTGTTGGTCTCGCTGAAGGCGGTCGATCCGGCGATGTATCCCTTTTATGGGACGGTTGAGCTTGCTCCTGCGGCTGCGTTGAAGAGCGTGCTGACGGCCAACAGCGTCGTGGTTGCGGACGATCTGCTGGTGCGGCTGCATATGAAGGTTGGCGACGATCTGAAGATCGGCAACAAGCTATTCCGCATCGCTTCGGTCGTCGTAAATGAGCCTGATCGGTTGTCGGGAAACTTTGCCGCGGGGCCTCGGGTGTTGATCTCACGGGAGGGGCTGGATGCGAGCGGTCTGCTCGCTCCGGGAAGCCATGCAGGGCAGCGATTCTTGTTCAAGCTGCCTGCTCCGCGCGACGGCAGCGCGATGCCGGATGCTAAGGTGGCAGCGTTGCGGGATCGCCTGGAGAAACTGCTGCCGGAGTCGCGGGTGATCGACTACCGCGAGACCAATCCTGCGCTGACGCAGGGGCTGGACCGGGCAACGAACCTGCTTTCGTTGATGAGCCTGGTGGCGCTGATTCTGGGTGCGATCGGTGTCGGCATGGCGATGCGGACCCATCTGCAGCAACGGCTGGACACGATTGCGATTATGAAGTCGCTGGGCGCAAGCTCCGGACAGATCATGAAGATTTACCTGTTGCAGACGCTGTTGCTGGGGCTGCTGGGAGGCGTGATCGGTGTCGCGTTAGGCGTTGGGGTGCAGATGGCATTTCCACATCTGCTCGCGGGCTTGCTGCACATGCAGACCGAGATTCATGTGCAGGGCCGCACGGTGCTGACCGGGCTTGGAGTAGGTATGCTGACGACGCTGCTATTTACGCTGCCTCCCTTGCTCGATATTCGCGGCGTGCGTCCGGTCCTGATTCTGCGAAGAGCGGTCGAGGAGAGCGACGATCCGTTTGTGACGGCGGTCTTTCGCAAGCTGCGCAAGAACGGCGTACAGGTGGGAGCTGCCATTTTAATTCTGGCAGGGCTGGCGGCGATTGCAGCGACGCTGACCGATTCTGCGATGGTGGGCGGAGTCTTTTCGCTGGGGCTGGTCTCCGTGCTGGCGGTTCTGCTGGCGGCTTCGGCGCTGGTGCTTGCCGGGCTGAAGCGCTTGCTGAAAGGGACACGGCTGAGGCTGCCTTCGGCGGTACGGCACGGGCTGGCGAACCTCTATCGTCCGGGTAATCCTTCGGCGGCTCTGCTGGCTGCGCTGGGTCTGGGCGTGATGCAGATCATGACGGTCTACTTTGTGCAGCAGGCCGTAGTGCGCGAGCTGCATATCAGCAGCGCGCCGAATCTGCCCAACGTCTTTCTGGTGGATATTACGCCGAGCGAGATTGACGGCGTGCGCTCCCTGCTGAAGGCGCAGCCGAGCGTGACCGCTCCGGCGGAGATGATGCCGGTAGTGTCGTCACGCATCATCGAGATCGACGGCGTGGCAGTGAGCCAGGCGAAGCTGAAGAACTTTCCCAAGCGGATGCTGCAATCGATCTCGCTGACCTGGGCGACGGCCCCGCCGCCGGGAACCAGTGTTACTGCAGGCAAGTGGTGGCAGGCGGCAGAAAGATCTCCGGTAGTGGCGGTGAATGAGCGGGATGCAGAGCGTCTGGGAGTGAAGGTCGGGTCGCACCTCACCTTTGCCGCGCAGGACTCGCGATTTGTCGCAACCGTTGTGGCGTTGACCAAGGCGGACGGGCAACACGCTTATTCGCGGGCGTCGTTTTTTCTGCCGCCGCCTGTGCTGGCAGGGCTACCGGCGGTTTGGTACGGAGGTGTCCACGCCGATCCGGCGCGAGTCGGGGAGTTGCAGCGGGCCCTTTACAAGAGCTATCCGACGGTGACGGTGATCAATGTTGCCCAGGCGTTGGAGACAGTGCGATCGGTGGTGATCCAGATCACGTATGTGATCCAGTTTCTGGCGGCGTTCTCCATCTTTGCGGGCATCGTCATCCTTGCCAGCAGCATCGCCGGGACACGGTATCGCAGGATCAGGGAAGTAGTGGTGCTGAAGACGCTGGGAGCGACACGGGGCCGGATCGCGACGATCTTCTCGATCGAGTTCGCGGTGCTGGGCCTGGTTGCTGGGATAGTTGGTATTACCTGTGCCAACCTGATCGCGCGAGTTTTGTTGCATCGAATGCAGATTGTGTTCCATTGGCAGTGGGGATGGTCGGCCGTGGCTCTGGTGGGAACGGCGGCGCTGACGGTGGCGACAGGGTGGATGGCCAGCCATCGAATCCTAGGCCAGAAGCCTCTGGAAGTTCTTCGAGAAGAATAG